In Pseudomonadota bacterium, a single window of DNA contains:
- the aceF gene encoding dihydrolipoyllysine-residue acetyltransferase encodes MPDIGDFDNVDVIDIIVKAGDTVRVEDPLLTVESEKATMDIPAPVAGVVESVSATVGDKVSEGDVIVVLRVTEQAGATPSAPVTVPTPPVSLPKTPAPRVAPAATTDAPTSSKAHASPSVRKFARELGVDIALVYGKGPKGRILKEDVQAHVKEVMRGTRGHAGAGAASGGFNLPAAPVIDFTKFGDIETTPLNKIRRLTGQNLHRSWVTVPHVFQMDEADITELEAFRKSKADEAEQKGAKLTLLAFLVKAAVVGLKKFPDFNASLSPDGESLIHKKYFHIGIAVNTDNGLVVPVIRDVDKKGLYELALEVRDLSKKARERKLMPAEMQGACFTISSLGGVGGTAFTPIINMPEVGILGVSPSAMKPVWRGNEFVPRLMLPFTLSYDHRVIDGVAAAQFTRYLTTVLGDIRHILL; translated from the coding sequence GTGCCCGACATCGGCGACTTCGACAACGTCGACGTCATCGACATCATCGTCAAGGCCGGTGACACGGTGCGCGTCGAAGATCCGTTGCTCACGGTCGAAAGCGAGAAAGCCACCATGGACATCCCCGCGCCGGTCGCGGGCGTGGTGGAATCGGTGTCGGCCACGGTCGGCGACAAGGTCTCGGAAGGCGATGTGATCGTCGTACTGCGCGTCACCGAACAGGCGGGCGCGACACCGAGCGCGCCGGTCACAGTGCCGACGCCGCCGGTCAGCCTGCCCAAGACGCCGGCGCCGCGCGTGGCGCCCGCCGCCACCACGGATGCGCCGACGTCGTCCAAAGCCCATGCCAGTCCGTCGGTGCGCAAGTTTGCGCGCGAACTCGGCGTCGACATCGCGCTCGTGTACGGCAAGGGGCCGAAGGGCCGCATCCTGAAAGAAGACGTACAGGCGCACGTCAAGGAAGTGATGCGCGGCACGCGCGGCCACGCCGGCGCGGGCGCGGCGAGCGGCGGCTTCAATCTGCCGGCGGCGCCGGTCATCGATTTCACCAAGTTCGGCGACATCGAAACCACGCCGCTCAACAAGATACGGCGCCTGACAGGGCAGAACCTGCATCGCAGCTGGGTGACCGTGCCGCACGTGTTCCAGATGGACGAAGCGGACATCACCGAGCTCGAAGCGTTTCGCAAATCCAAGGCCGATGAAGCCGAACAGAAAGGCGCCAAGCTGACCCTGCTCGCCTTCCTGGTCAAGGCCGCGGTGGTGGGCCTGAAGAAATTCCCGGACTTCAACGCCTCGCTGTCACCCGACGGCGAATCGCTCATCCACAAGAAATATTTTCACATCGGCATCGCCGTCAACACCGACAATGGCCTGGTGGTACCGGTGATCCGCGACGTCGACAAGAAAGGCCTGTATGAACTGGCCCTCGAAGTGCGCGATCTTTCGAAAAAGGCGCGCGAGCGCAAGCTCATGCCGGCCGAGATGCAGGGCGCCTGCTTCACCATCTCGAGCCTGGGCGGGGTCGGCGGCACCGCCTTCACGCCGATCATCAACATGCCGGAGGTCGGCATCCTCGGCGTTTCGCCGTCGGCCATGAAACCGGTGTGGCGCGGCAACGAGTTCGTGCCGCGCTTGATGCTGCCCTTCACGCTGTCCTACGACCATCGCGTCATCGATGGCGTGGCCGCCGCGCAGTTCACGCGCTACCTCACCACCGTGCTCGGGGATATTCGCCACATCCTGCTGTGA
- a CDS encoding SMP-30/gluconolactonase/LRE family protein, with protein sequence MVVAGAWRYLQRSRNEGRAFHENPFEGGTFFEGPRWHDGAWYVADMYGPKVLRITPDGAATPVAELPQRPSGIGWLPDGSMLVVSMLDRRLMRYTADGRAECYADLAPHTPWFCNDMVVDRQGRAWVGNFGFDLFDHGATPAETNLLRVDPDRRVSVAAEGLRFPNGTVVTGDGRMLIVAESFGACLTAFDIAADGALTNRRRHALLGRVPAYDSFEHMLDTDFIPDGCGIDAEDHVWVADAKGARACRVAPDGRVVETVHSPNGFGVYACVLGGVAGNELMLCTAPDFDSAKRSASREAVLFVEKVKVPRGAGLP encoded by the coding sequence ATGGTGGTGGCTGGCGCATGGCGCTATCTTCAACGCTCTCGCAACGAGGGGAGAGCGTTTCATGAAAACCCTTTTGAAGGCGGTACTTTCTTCGAAGGCCCGCGCTGGCACGACGGCGCCTGGTACGTGGCCGACATGTATGGACCCAAGGTATTGCGCATCACGCCGGACGGCGCGGCCACGCCGGTCGCCGAACTGCCGCAGCGCCCATCCGGCATCGGTTGGCTGCCGGATGGTTCGATGCTGGTGGTGTCGATGCTCGACCGCCGCCTGATGCGTTACACCGCCGACGGCCGCGCGGAATGCTATGCCGATCTCGCGCCGCACACACCATGGTTCTGCAACGACATGGTGGTCGACCGACAAGGCCGCGCCTGGGTCGGCAACTTCGGCTTCGATCTCTTCGACCACGGGGCGACGCCGGCAGAGACCAACTTGTTGCGGGTCGATCCCGACAGGCGCGTCAGCGTCGCCGCCGAAGGACTGCGCTTTCCCAACGGCACGGTGGTGACCGGCGACGGCCGGATGCTGATCGTCGCCGAGAGTTTCGGCGCCTGCCTCACCGCCTTCGACATCGCCGCCGACGGCGCGCTGACCAATCGTCGTCGACACGCATTGCTCGGACGCGTGCCGGCCTATGATTCCTTCGAGCACATGCTGGACACCGATTTCATTCCCGACGGCTGCGGTATCGATGCCGAGGATCACGTGTGGGTGGCGGATGCGAAGGGCGCGCGCGCCTGTCGCGTCGCGCCCGACGGGCGCGTGGTGGAGACGGTCCATTCACCCAATGGCTTCGGCGTCTACGCCTGCGTGCTGGGCGGCGTGGCGGGCAACGAACTCATGCTGTGCACCGCGCCGGACTTCGATTCGGCCAAGCGCAGCGCGAGCCGCGAAGCGGTGTTGTTCGTGGAGAAGGTGAAGGTGCCGCGCGGGGCGGGCTTGCCGTGA
- a CDS encoding cupin domain-containing protein, translating to MGTFRRVVTGHRADGKSIVASDATVKSAEVPGLGGIELGTLWASDRTFDYPDAGCPAPPSTWFPPIGGVRFAEFVLPAGSDPEKNADASGDMAAAEQAAPGLLSHFTADAPGMHRSETCDMLYIISGRCVLELDDGSATTVAAGDVVVQSGTMHRWKNPFDVPCRVIGAIVGAHMKK from the coding sequence ATGGGCACATTCCGCCGCGTCGTCACCGGCCACCGCGCCGACGGCAAATCCATCGTCGCGAGCGACGCCACCGTCAAGAGCGCCGAGGTGCCGGGTCTCGGCGGCATCGAACTCGGCACGCTGTGGGCCTCCGACCGCACCTTCGACTATCCCGACGCTGGCTGCCCTGCGCCGCCCTCCACCTGGTTCCCGCCCATCGGTGGCGTGCGCTTCGCCGAGTTCGTGCTGCCGGCCGGCAGCGATCCGGAGAAGAACGCCGATGCGAGCGGCGACATGGCCGCGGCTGAACAGGCCGCGCCGGGCCTCCTGTCCCATTTCACCGCGGACGCGCCGGGCATGCACCGCTCGGAGACCTGCGACATGCTCTACATCATCTCCGGGCGCTGCGTGCTGGAACTCGACGACGGCTCGGCGACGACCGTCGCCGCCGGTGACGTGGTCGTGCAGAGCGGCACCATGCACCGCTGGAAGAATCCGTTCGACGTACCGTGCCGCGTGATCGGCGCCATCGTCGGCGCGCACATGAAGAAGTAG
- a CDS encoding beta-lactamase family protein — MATKLAAVKAPKNNLAKLGFDVARLGRVRDAVKADIDAGRCHGVRMLVARRGEVVLDLCEGYAERAANNPLKNDSVFATMSVAKQFTNVLALSLVERGLLKLHAPVAELIPEFATLGKEKVNLFHLLTHTSGVLSAIPPVPADVLMNIDKLTAFACGLPLESQPGERVNYSILLGHSIIAALCLRADGRGRSYAQMLKDDVFAPLGMKDTSLGPRADLMKRLCPVKVSYENLPALLPPAAVEGIGTLLATPGCEIPGGGCMTTVQDVHRFAEMLRRGGELDGNRLLSPAMIDFCTRNHTGNLRNVLFDMWFGVRGWLEYPANIGCGFFLRGEGNLPGLFSPMNSPRTFGGFGAGSTGFTIDPERDLSFAFLSTGLMEDSYHFERIGVMQGLVLAAMTSCGCAGPARGGTAPWTPSATRPASSASATPSTRAIPAAVR; from the coding sequence ATGGCCACCAAGCTCGCCGCCGTCAAGGCGCCCAAGAACAATCTCGCCAAGCTCGGCTTCGACGTCGCGCGCCTGGGGCGCGTGCGCGACGCCGTCAAGGCCGACATCGACGCCGGCCGCTGCCATGGCGTGCGCATGCTGGTTGCGCGCCGCGGTGAAGTGGTGCTCGACCTGTGCGAGGGCTATGCCGAGCGCGCGGCCAACAATCCGCTCAAGAACGATTCGGTGTTCGCCACCATGTCGGTCGCCAAGCAGTTCACCAACGTGCTGGCGCTGTCGCTGGTCGAGCGCGGCCTTTTGAAACTGCATGCGCCGGTCGCCGAACTCATTCCGGAATTCGCGACGCTCGGCAAGGAGAAGGTCAATCTCTTTCATCTGCTGACCCATACCAGCGGCGTGCTGTCGGCCATTCCGCCGGTGCCGGCCGACGTGCTGATGAACATCGACAAGCTCACGGCCTTTGCCTGCGGCCTGCCGCTCGAGTCGCAGCCCGGCGAGCGCGTGAACTATTCCATCCTGCTCGGCCATTCGATCATCGCGGCCCTGTGCCTGCGCGCCGACGGTCGCGGCCGCAGCTATGCCCAGATGTTGAAGGACGACGTGTTCGCGCCGCTCGGCATGAAGGACACCAGCCTCGGGCCGCGCGCCGATCTCATGAAACGCCTGTGCCCGGTGAAGGTCTCCTACGAGAATCTGCCCGCGCTGCTGCCGCCCGCCGCGGTGGAAGGCATAGGCACGCTGCTCGCGACGCCGGGCTGCGAGATCCCCGGTGGCGGCTGCATGACCACCGTGCAGGACGTGCACCGCTTCGCCGAGATGCTGCGCCGGGGCGGCGAACTCGATGGCAATCGCCTGTTGTCGCCGGCCATGATCGACTTCTGCACGCGCAACCACACCGGCAATCTGCGCAACGTGCTGTTCGATATGTGGTTCGGCGTGCGCGGCTGGCTTGAGTACCCGGCCAACATCGGCTGCGGCTTCTTCCTGCGCGGCGAAGGCAACCTGCCAGGCTTGTTCAGCCCGATGAATTCACCGCGCACTTTCGGTGGCTTCGGCGCCGGCTCCACCGGCTTCACGATCGATCCGGAACGCGACTTGAGTTTCGCCTTCCTCTCCACCGGCCTCATGGAAGACAGCTACCACTTCGAACGCATCGGCGTGATGCAGGGCCTGGTATTGGCGGCGATGACGTCGTGCGGTTGCGCCGGCCCCGCCCGGGGCGGC
- a CDS encoding nitronate monooxygenase, with protein MKTKITEMFGIEHPIIQGGMHFVGYAEMAAAVSNAGGLGIITGLTQRTPADLANEIRRCKDMTTKPIGVNLTFLPTVTTPDYPGYIQAIIDGGVKVVETAGNNPAQWLPMLHDAGIKVIHKCTSVRHSLKAQSIGCDAVSVDGFECAGHPGEDDIPNFILLPRAADELKIPFVASGGMADGRSLVAALSLGAEGINMGTRFMATQEAPIHENVKQAILKATELDMTLVMRPLRNTERVLKNAAVERVMRKEKELGSKISFNDIAEEVVGVYPKIMQQGEMDAGAWSCGLVAGLIHDIPTCKELIDRIMSEANAIIRERLARFAG; from the coding sequence GTGAAAACCAAGATCACAGAAATGTTCGGCATCGAACATCCCATCATCCAGGGCGGCATGCATTTCGTCGGCTACGCCGAAATGGCGGCGGCGGTATCCAATGCCGGTGGCCTCGGCATCATCACCGGCCTGACCCAGCGCACGCCGGCCGATCTCGCCAACGAGATCCGTCGCTGCAAGGACATGACCACCAAACCCATCGGCGTGAACCTGACCTTCCTGCCGACCGTCACCACGCCCGACTATCCGGGCTACATCCAGGCCATCATCGACGGCGGCGTCAAAGTGGTGGAAACGGCCGGCAACAACCCGGCGCAATGGCTGCCGATGCTGCACGACGCCGGCATCAAGGTCATTCACAAGTGCACCTCGGTGCGTCATTCGCTGAAAGCCCAGTCCATCGGCTGCGACGCGGTCAGCGTCGACGGTTTCGAATGCGCCGGTCATCCCGGTGAAGACGACATCCCGAACTTCATCCTGCTGCCGCGCGCCGCCGATGAACTCAAGATCCCGTTCGTGGCCTCGGGCGGCATGGCCGATGGCCGCTCGCTGGTGGCGGCGCTGTCGCTCGGCGCCGAAGGCATCAACATGGGCACGCGCTTCATGGCCACCCAGGAAGCGCCCATTCACGAGAACGTCAAGCAGGCCATCCTGAAGGCGACCGAACTCGACATGACGCTGGTCATGCGCCCGCTGCGCAACACCGAGCGCGTGTTGAAGAACGCCGCGGTCGAACGCGTGATGCGTAAGGAAAAGGAGCTCGGTTCGAAAATCAGCTTCAATGACATCGCCGAGGAAGTGGTGGGCGTGTATCCGAAGATCATGCAGCAGGGCGAGATGGACGCCGGTGCGTGGTCCTGCGGCCTGGTGGCGGGACTCATTCATGACATCCCGACCTGCAAGGAACTCATCGATCGCATCATGAGCGAAGCGAATGCCATCATTCGCGAGCGCCTGGCGCGCTTCGCCGGCTGA